One genomic window of Drosophila willistoni isolate 14030-0811.24 unplaced genomic scaffold, UCI_dwil_1.1 Seg398, whole genome shotgun sequence includes the following:
- the LOC124461401 gene encoding E3 SUMO-protein ligase ZBED1-like isoform X1 — MATILDPRFKKIGFQHMSNAEQAAHCFEIELTALMNKDSSNDTNVEPISTNKDPLFDYIGNKARSMARNTRSDAIIAKRQYLERPLSQQDVDPLLWMKVNQTDFPAIKTLMLKYFCIPATSVQSERVFSKAGQIVSDRRTRLKEENVNILLFLNQNLWLTSSETTE, encoded by the exons ATGGCGACAATTTTAGATCCCCGATTTAAAAAGATTGGGTTTCAACATATGTCAAATGCCGAACAAGCTGCACATTGTTTCGAAATCGAGTTGACGGCTTTAATGAACAAAGATAGTTCAAATGACACAAATGTGGAACCCATCTCCACAAATAAGGACCCGCTTTTCGACTACATTGGGAACAAAGCCCGTTCCATGGCTAGAAACACGCGATCGGATGCTATCATTGCGAAGAGGCAGTATTTGGAAAGGCCCTTAAGCCAACAAGATGTTGATCCCCTATTATGGATGAaa gtTAACCAGACGGACTTTCCTGCAATAAAAACGTTGATGTTAAAATACTTTTGCATTCCGGCCACTTCTGTCCAGTCAGAGCGGGTATTCAGCAAGGCAGGGCAAATAGTATCAGACCGCAGAACACGTCTAAAGGAGGAGAATGTGaacattttgttatttttaaaccaaaatcTTTGGCTTACTTCCTCGGAAACCACCGAATAA
- the LOC124461401 gene encoding uncharacterized protein LOC124461401 isoform X2, translating into MATILDPRFKKIGFQHMSNAEQAAHCFEIELTALMNKDSSNDTNVEPISTNKDPLFDYIGNKARSMARNTRSDAIIAKRQYLERPLSQQDVDPLLWMKTDFPAIKTLMLKYFCIPATSVQSERVFSKAGQIVSDRRTRLKEENVNILLFLNQNLWLTSSETTE; encoded by the exons ATGGCGACAATTTTAGATCCCCGATTTAAAAAGATTGGGTTTCAACATATGTCAAATGCCGAACAAGCTGCACATTGTTTCGAAATCGAGTTGACGGCTTTAATGAACAAAGATAGTTCAAATGACACAAATGTGGAACCCATCTCCACAAATAAGGACCCGCTTTTCGACTACATTGGGAACAAAGCCCGTTCCATGGCTAGAAACACGCGATCGGATGCTATCATTGCGAAGAGGCAGTATTTGGAAAGGCCCTTAAGCCAACAAGATGTTGATCCCCTATTATGGATGAaa ACGGACTTTCCTGCAATAAAAACGTTGATGTTAAAATACTTTTGCATTCCGGCCACTTCTGTCCAGTCAGAGCGGGTATTCAGCAAGGCAGGGCAAATAGTATCAGACCGCAGAACACGTCTAAAGGAGGAGAATGTGaacattttgttatttttaaaccaaaatcTTTGGCTTACTTCCTCGGAAACCACCGAATAA